Proteins co-encoded in one Coprobacter tertius genomic window:
- a CDS encoding DedA family protein — MEYLHFVIDFILHIDVHLAELTADYGVWVYAILFLIIFCETGLVVTPFLPGDSLLFVAGALSSLPVNDISVHGLVLLLIVAAISGDASNYLIGRFFGQKLFGNPDSKIFKQSYLKKTHAFYEKYGGKTIILARFVPIVRTFAPFVAGMGRMDYRRFSLYNVVGGIVWVVLFTYLGYFFGGLSFVQENLKLLIVVIIVVSLLPAVIEVIRNKMKTQK, encoded by the coding sequence ATGGAGTATTTGCATTTCGTTATCGATTTTATCCTGCACATCGATGTGCATCTCGCCGAACTGACCGCCGATTACGGGGTATGGGTGTACGCGATTCTTTTTTTGATCATATTTTGTGAAACCGGGCTGGTGGTAACGCCTTTTTTGCCGGGAGATTCGCTGTTATTCGTTGCGGGGGCTTTGAGTTCGTTGCCTGTAAACGACATTAGCGTGCATGGGTTGGTGCTGTTGCTGATCGTGGCCGCGATATCGGGGGATGCTTCTAATTATTTGATAGGCCGGTTTTTCGGACAGAAACTTTTCGGTAACCCGGATTCGAAAATATTTAAACAGAGTTATCTGAAAAAAACGCATGCGTTTTATGAAAAATACGGCGGAAAGACGATAATACTGGCCCGTTTCGTTCCTATCGTACGTACGTTCGCACCGTTTGTGGCCGGAATGGGACGTATGGATTACCGTCGTTTTTCGCTGTATAATGTCGTGGGCGGTATCGTGTGGGTCGTATTGTTTACCTATCTGGGTTATTTTTTCGGGGGATTATCTTTTGTACAGGAAAACCTGAAATTACTGATCGTCGTCATCATCGTAGTGTCGTTATTACCGGCTGTTATCGAAGTGATTCGCAATAAAATGAAAACGCAAAAATAA
- a CDS encoding glycoside hydrolase family 2 protein — protein sequence MKKEYRLLKLSALVAGLFIFPALSSQTLNQLWTGLRTPQKDLPVSNATVPETRRVPKRHIPTSLTPLQPGEWVLSQGWEMTDGTTVIESRQSIFDPKTDTQVWYNATVPGTVLTTLVDQGVYPDPYYGLNNLYIPDSLCRTDWWYRIVFEVPENTANKKVRLVFDGINYRAEIFLNGKKAGKINGAFIRGDFDVTSLIKNKEKNVLAVRILPPDNSGIPHEQSIKEGQGLNGGTLSLDGPTFISSIGWDWIPGIRDRNMGIWQKVKLKIGGDVIIGDPLIVTDLALPDTTRAAITLKTDIRNTSGKTVKGNLYAHIEGTEISAPYTLQPFEQKEIRFSPEEHPELNMAHPRLWWPNGYGTPALYDLTLEADDGNGFSDRKKIRFGIRELSYELMINTPDKGNIRVSYTPNDTRHPGKPVFDYEKRVHYTPDNQLPTLAKNADTSGLKILDPNDPVGPFLVLRVNGVRIFCRGGNWGMDDGMKRCSRERLEPYFKLHKEAHFNIIRNWTGESTEEDFYALCDEYGMLVWNDFWITTDDTVEPNDFPLFLRNATDVIRRFRNHPSIAVWCPRNEGFAPAELAPMLSAMAAKEDPTRHYHGQSRYLNMGTSGPWGYLKNPADYFTKNAKGFLTELGTYAVPTASTIRKFIAPQDLWPINDVWAYHDLHHTTQNFDDFMQAVNRYGTPSGMEDFADKAQFVTYEAWRDMLEAWNSKMWNNTTGLILWMTHPAWPSMIWQTYSYDYETPGSYFGARKACEPLHIQMNRPDDKIVIVNTTRNDAKSLTATLRYFDPDGKELFRKSGKFHAAANAFTDCFLPEKPSGLPSLYLARVELKDRKGRTLSINDYWRTTGDSRSYQALSQMPASRLTVRLLKENDRNRVEITNISAHPAVSIKLNATNPETGEIILPAYFSEGYFNLLPGEKRIIEFSLPEGYTRNFNVIASAYNDK from the coding sequence ATGAAAAAAGAATACCGGCTATTGAAGTTATCGGCTCTCGTGGCAGGGCTGTTCATCTTCCCCGCTTTATCTTCACAAACCCTCAACCAGCTCTGGACAGGACTGCGAACCCCTCAAAAAGACCTTCCGGTCAGCAACGCAACCGTACCCGAAACCCGACGTGTACCCAAACGGCATATCCCGACATCGCTCACCCCTTTGCAACCGGGAGAATGGGTTCTTTCCCAAGGCTGGGAAATGACCGACGGTACTACGGTCATAGAATCCCGGCAGTCGATCTTCGACCCGAAAACGGATACGCAAGTTTGGTACAACGCAACCGTTCCCGGTACGGTACTGACTACTCTGGTCGATCAGGGCGTATATCCCGACCCCTATTACGGACTCAACAACCTATACATTCCCGACTCCCTATGTCGCACCGACTGGTGGTACCGGATTGTTTTCGAGGTACCGGAAAATACAGCGAATAAAAAAGTGCGTTTGGTATTCGACGGAATTAATTACAGGGCCGAAATATTTCTGAACGGGAAAAAAGCCGGGAAAATAAACGGCGCATTTATAAGAGGAGATTTCGACGTTACCTCCCTGATTAAAAACAAGGAGAAAAACGTGCTCGCCGTACGCATTCTCCCGCCCGATAATTCCGGAATTCCTCACGAACAATCGATAAAAGAAGGACAAGGCCTCAACGGGGGGACCCTGAGCCTCGACGGTCCCACCTTCATCTCGTCTATCGGATGGGACTGGATACCCGGCATACGCGACCGCAACATGGGTATCTGGCAGAAAGTAAAACTCAAAATCGGAGGCGACGTCATCATCGGCGATCCGCTAATTGTTACCGATTTGGCACTCCCCGATACTACCCGGGCCGCCATCACTTTAAAAACCGATATCCGCAATACGTCCGGCAAAACGGTAAAAGGAAATCTTTACGCCCACATCGAAGGTACCGAGATCTCAGCACCGTACACCTTACAACCTTTCGAACAGAAAGAAATCCGCTTTTCTCCCGAAGAACACCCGGAACTGAATATGGCCCATCCCCGGTTATGGTGGCCCAACGGTTACGGTACCCCTGCGTTATACGACCTTACGCTGGAAGCCGACGACGGCAACGGTTTTTCCGACCGGAAAAAAATCCGCTTCGGTATCCGGGAACTCTCTTACGAACTTATGATAAATACTCCCGACAAGGGAAACATCCGGGTATCCTATACTCCCAACGATACCCGGCATCCGGGAAAGCCGGTTTTCGATTACGAAAAAAGGGTGCACTACACTCCCGACAATCAACTCCCCACTTTGGCTAAAAATGCCGATACCTCGGGGCTGAAAATACTCGACCCCAACGATCCGGTAGGGCCTTTCCTCGTACTGCGTGTAAACGGAGTGCGCATTTTCTGCCGGGGCGGAAACTGGGGAATGGACGACGGGATGAAACGCTGCTCGAGAGAGCGCCTCGAACCTTATTTCAAATTGCATAAAGAGGCGCATTTCAATATTATCCGCAACTGGACAGGCGAATCTACCGAAGAAGACTTCTATGCATTGTGCGACGAGTACGGGATGCTCGTCTGGAACGATTTCTGGATCACCACCGACGACACCGTCGAGCCGAACGATTTCCCGCTCTTTTTGCGCAATGCCACCGACGTGATACGCCGTTTCCGCAATCACCCGAGCATTGCGGTATGGTGTCCCCGCAACGAAGGGTTCGCCCCGGCAGAACTCGCGCCCATGCTCTCTGCCATGGCAGCCAAAGAAGATCCTACGCGGCATTATCACGGACAATCCCGCTACCTGAATATGGGAACGAGCGGCCCCTGGGGATACCTGAAAAATCCGGCCGATTACTTTACGAAAAACGCAAAGGGATTCCTCACCGAATTAGGAACTTATGCCGTCCCCACAGCTAGCACGATTCGCAAATTCATCGCTCCGCAAGACCTCTGGCCCATCAACGACGTATGGGCCTACCACGACCTGCATCACACCACACAAAATTTCGATGATTTCATGCAGGCCGTAAACCGTTACGGAACACCTTCCGGAATGGAAGATTTCGCCGATAAAGCCCAATTCGTCACTTACGAAGCCTGGCGCGACATGCTCGAAGCCTGGAACAGTAAAATGTGGAACAATACGACCGGACTCATCCTCTGGATGACGCATCCGGCCTGGCCGAGCATGATCTGGCAAACTTACAGTTACGATTACGAAACACCGGGATCATACTTCGGTGCCCGTAAAGCCTGTGAACCGCTGCACATACAAATGAATCGGCCCGACGATAAAATCGTTATCGTAAACACCACCCGCAACGACGCGAAATCCCTGACGGCCACCCTCCGGTACTTCGATCCCGACGGAAAAGAGTTATTCCGAAAATCCGGTAAATTCCATGCCGCCGCCAACGCTTTCACCGATTGCTTCCTTCCCGAAAAACCGTCCGGCTTGCCTTCTTTATATTTGGCCCGGGTAGAATTAAAAGATCGGAAAGGCCGCACCCTATCGATAAACGACTATTGGAGAACGACCGGAGATTCCCGGTCTTATCAGGCTCTAAGCCAAATGCCGGCAAGCCGGTTAACGGTTCGCCTACTGAAAGAAAACGATCGGAACCGGGTAGAAATAACCAATATTTCGGCTCATCCGGCCGTCTCGATAAAATTGAACGCGACAAATCCCGAAACCGGGGAAATCATACTACCGGCTTATTTCTCAGAAGGATATTTCAACTTGCTGCCGGGAGAAAAGAGAATAATCGAGTTCTCTCTTCCCGAAGGCTATACCCGTAATTTCAACGTTATAGCCTCTGCCTATAACGACAAATAA
- a CDS encoding GNAT family N-acetyltransferase has translation MKNLGIRFATAADAEDILAIYAPYIENTAITFEYTVPAITEFRERIETVLTSYPYLVCTVDGKIVGYAYAARHMERAAYQWNAVLSVYIDEQYGGYGLGPLLYETLIDLLKLQNLQNVYGIVTSPNENSEKLHSRLGFSLIGLFHKTGYKFGRWYDVSWWEKFVGCESGIKNLPSFIKIGEIDENDIRTVIDRHLDAFRFK, from the coding sequence ATGAAGAACTTGGGTATAAGATTTGCTACGGCAGCCGATGCGGAAGATATTTTGGCGATATACGCACCTTATATAGAAAATACAGCGATAACTTTCGAATATACCGTTCCGGCTATAACGGAATTCAGGGAACGGATAGAAACAGTTTTAACATCTTATCCTTATCTCGTATGCACGGTAGATGGAAAAATCGTGGGTTACGCTTACGCCGCCCGTCACATGGAGCGGGCGGCGTATCAGTGGAACGCCGTATTGTCGGTGTATATCGATGAACAATACGGCGGTTACGGTTTGGGGCCTTTACTGTATGAAACGTTGATCGATTTGCTGAAATTGCAGAACCTGCAAAATGTTTACGGAATCGTTACCTCCCCGAATGAAAATAGTGAAAAATTGCATTCCCGTCTGGGGTTCAGTTTGATCGGTCTTTTTCATAAAACCGGTTATAAATTCGGCCGTTGGTACGATGTTTCGTGGTGGGAAAAATTTGTTGGATGTGAATCGGGCATAAAGAATTTACCCTCTTTTATAAAAATAGGAGAGATCGACGAAAATGATATAAGAACGGTCATCGATAGACATCTCGACGCATTTCGTTTCAAATAA
- a CDS encoding GAF domain-containing protein, whose translation MSESLHISGNNKEERYNCLLPQIQGLLEGETDLIANLANIAAALKETFGFFWVGFYLVKGEELVLAPFQGPLACTRIKYGRGVCGTAWQQKSTLIVPDVEKFPGHIACSSLSRSEIVVPMIKNDTVWGVLDIDSKDLSSFDPIDRNYLEKLVDLI comes from the coding sequence ATGTCAGAATCATTACACATATCCGGAAATAATAAAGAAGAACGGTATAACTGCCTTCTCCCCCAAATTCAAGGTCTTCTCGAAGGTGAAACCGATCTGATCGCCAATCTGGCAAATATCGCAGCCGCTCTAAAAGAAACATTCGGTTTTTTCTGGGTCGGATTTTATCTCGTCAAAGGCGAAGAACTCGTTTTAGCGCCTTTTCAGGGTCCACTGGCCTGTACCCGCATAAAATACGGCCGAGGGGTATGCGGAACGGCCTGGCAACAAAAAAGTACGCTGATAGTCCCCGATGTCGAAAAATTTCCGGGACATATAGCCTGCAGTTCGCTTTCCCGATCAGAAATCGTCGTTCCAATGATTAAAAACGATACCGTATGGGGTGTATTGGATATAGATAGTAAAGATTTATCTTCATTCGACCCTATCGACCGCAACTATCTCGAAAAACTCGTCGACTTAATATAA
- a CDS encoding BlaI/MecI/CopY family transcriptional regulator, giving the protein MKRLTQQEEEIMLLFWQSGSSFIRDIVDNMPEPRPPYTSVASVVRNLEKKGYLSSEKMGNSLRYQPAIKESDYKRYFLSGVVSNYFTGSYKEMVSFFVRDRKISKEELKELIDIIEKES; this is encoded by the coding sequence ATGAAAAGACTGACACAGCAGGAAGAAGAAATTATGTTGCTTTTTTGGCAATCGGGCTCCTCTTTTATAAGGGATATAGTAGATAATATGCCCGAGCCGCGTCCACCTTACACGAGTGTGGCATCGGTCGTTCGTAATTTAGAGAAGAAAGGGTATCTTTCTTCTGAAAAAATGGGAAATTCTTTACGATATCAGCCGGCAATAAAAGAAAGCGATTATAAGCGTTATTTTTTAAGTGGTGTTGTAAGTAATTATTTTACAGGTTCTTATAAAGAAATGGTCTCTTTTTTTGTAAGAGATCGGAAAATCAGTAAAGAAGAGTTGAAAGAACTGATCGATATTATCGAAAAAGAATCGTAA
- a CDS encoding M56 family metallopeptidase translates to MHMVAFITYMIKVNFALAVLYLLYKLFFSRDKFFYAHRVVLLLIYAVAFTIPFIDLPEWRPGNETAETIVETYRKLVPVISETTLQPETGWLLLAVLAGIASVSFILFIKMALGIFLICRKIIKIPVVTISGIKVRSLLSKEEPHSFFRWICVYPEGYEQGELYDILLHEQVHVKQWHSIDIIIAQVVTCIGWYNPFVWLLRSEIRMNHEFMADEGVLRQGVNKKEYQYNLLGFDKTREINMAAANLYNNFSVLPLKKRIKMLNKKKTSNIGGIKYLMLVPVIGLLLMLNNTRAMSTAKDAIADSLPIETIGETFGLQTADTVVTSAFVMPQFPGGETELKSYITKNLKYPVDASEKKIQGRVIVKFIVEKDGSVNQVEVLKSVDPSLDKESVRVIKSMPKWIPGKNKSGMPQRVWYTVPIDFSLVVWRTN, encoded by the coding sequence ATGCATATGGTCGCCTTTATTACCTATATGATAAAAGTAAATTTTGCTCTGGCAGTTTTATATTTACTTTATAAATTATTCTTCAGCAGGGATAAGTTTTTTTATGCGCATAGGGTCGTATTACTTCTCATATATGCGGTAGCGTTTACAATCCCTTTTATCGATTTGCCGGAATGGCGGCCCGGAAATGAAACTGCGGAAACCATCGTAGAGACATATAGGAAACTGGTTCCCGTAATTTCGGAGACTACATTACAACCGGAAACCGGATGGTTGCTTTTGGCGGTATTGGCGGGGATAGCTTCGGTTTCTTTTATATTATTTATAAAAATGGCGTTAGGGATATTCCTTATTTGCCGGAAAATTATAAAAATTCCCGTCGTAACGATTTCTGGAATAAAAGTTCGTAGCCTTCTATCTAAAGAAGAACCCCATTCTTTTTTCCGGTGGATATGTGTATATCCTGAAGGCTATGAGCAGGGGGAGTTATACGATATACTTCTGCACGAACAAGTGCATGTGAAGCAATGGCATTCAATAGATATAATTATAGCACAGGTAGTTACTTGTATCGGTTGGTATAATCCGTTTGTCTGGCTGTTGAGGAGTGAAATAAGAATGAACCACGAATTTATGGCTGATGAAGGCGTTTTAAGGCAGGGAGTAAATAAGAAAGAGTATCAATATAATCTGTTAGGATTCGATAAAACCCGCGAGATCAATATGGCTGCAGCAAATTTATATAATAACTTTAGTGTATTACCTTTAAAAAAAAGAATTAAAATGTTGAATAAAAAGAAAACTTCTAACATCGGAGGAATAAAATATTTGATGTTAGTGCCGGTCATAGGCCTTTTATTGATGCTGAATAATACGCGAGCCATGTCTACGGCTAAGGATGCGATTGCCGACTCTCTGCCGATAGAAACTATAGGAGAAACATTCGGTTTACAGACTGCCGATACCGTAGTTACTTCTGCTTTTGTAATGCCCCAGTTTCCGGGTGGGGAAACAGAATTGAAGTCTTATATCACAAAAAATTTAAAATATCCTGTAGACGCTTCTGAGAAAAAGATTCAAGGACGTGTTATCGTTAAATTTATCGTAGAAAAAGACGGTTCGGTAAATCAGGTTGAAGTTTTAAAGAGTGTTGATCCTTCTCTCGATAAAGAGTCGGTACGTGTTATTAAATCTATGCCTAAATGGATACCCGGTAAAAATAAATCCGGTATGCCACAAAGGGTATGGTATACGGTACCTATAGATTTTAGCTTAGTAGTTTGGCGTACTAATTAA
- a CDS encoding TlpA family protein disulfide reductase: MKKNLTRIILSFIAFVISIPCFAEDISIPTSLKGNWINTQTNEWEYGLFEKFAVYDCDFWNYTSIVPLKKNVLMINLENGEKSLSIKIKEEKNGTISIESGKKKKSVYKKASKEFSYYPQKDHSRFNISDYRTDSVTITGYFRNFDQVTEEDMRFFRKFQVIIHLKPQKEYNIEPDSLGRFKIRIPAFAPQYIDIYPLLSTVVTPGESLFFYCNIKDFTIKPEDKSIVDHFKREKEKLFMGKNARLHNELSELLSQNYWSVDYYQMKSIKEDMKALEDIKSKYNEALQKLSEYINKYPALSQKTIDIARQNFLYQYGYYVMQRYFNLIEENRISFDTPEYFKFIEKEFPLDNELDYTATKEFNDFIETYLSYINRQKSVTMPDGSIAIIYKPNIHKIWNQLINDGLVPDEDTGLEEETARIIEEIEKLPIDKRANSFTPDKQKKLDQLNKYFQLPQAKELLEKDLIANDLKTIDSVITNPILKELLTAGYFIEQLNQTQKPLSETALSILNARVTHDAFKSDILKQQNQYITIKEKGFIDFNSLKDVSAFKDFEDAKILLKELLKPYNGKVVYLDIWGTWCGPCRENMALMPDIEKELSGKDVIFMYLANNSPEDTWKSFIKKTGLSGENIVHYRLPDHQQRMIENLLSVSEYPSYFIFDKKGELIKMNAASPKFKNILLQQIEEALEKK; the protein is encoded by the coding sequence ATGAAAAAAAATCTAACACGTATTATCCTGTCATTCATTGCTTTTGTTATTTCAATCCCATGTTTTGCCGAAGATATATCTATACCAACCTCACTGAAGGGCAATTGGATAAACACTCAAACAAATGAATGGGAATACGGCTTATTCGAAAAATTCGCTGTTTACGATTGCGACTTTTGGAATTATACTTCTATCGTTCCTTTAAAGAAAAACGTTCTGATGATTAATCTCGAAAATGGAGAAAAGTCTCTTTCGATAAAAATAAAGGAAGAAAAAAACGGTACGATTTCGATCGAATCCGGGAAAAAGAAAAAAAGCGTTTATAAAAAAGCATCTAAAGAATTTTCATATTATCCTCAAAAAGACCACTCACGTTTTAACATAAGCGATTACCGTACAGATTCAGTAACTATTACAGGATATTTCAGAAATTTCGACCAGGTGACCGAAGAAGATATGCGTTTTTTTCGAAAATTTCAAGTTATTATACACTTAAAGCCTCAGAAAGAATATAACATAGAACCAGATTCTTTGGGCCGGTTTAAAATACGTATACCCGCATTCGCCCCGCAGTATATCGATATTTACCCTTTACTTTCAACGGTTGTTACACCCGGTGAATCCTTGTTTTTTTATTGCAATATCAAAGATTTCACAATTAAACCCGAGGATAAAAGTATTGTCGATCATTTCAAAAGGGAAAAAGAAAAACTCTTTATGGGTAAAAATGCCAGACTACATAACGAATTATCCGAATTATTATCCCAGAATTACTGGTCGGTAGATTACTATCAAATGAAATCGATAAAAGAAGACATGAAAGCCCTCGAAGATATAAAATCAAAATATAACGAAGCTTTACAAAAACTAAGTGAATACATAAACAAATATCCGGCTCTTTCACAAAAAACGATCGATATCGCCCGGCAAAATTTCCTGTACCAGTACGGGTATTATGTCATGCAACGTTATTTCAACCTGATAGAGGAGAACCGTATTTCTTTTGATACGCCGGAATATTTCAAATTCATCGAAAAAGAATTTCCTCTCGATAACGAATTAGATTATACAGCCACAAAAGAATTCAATGATTTTATCGAAACGTATCTCAGTTATATAAATCGGCAAAAGTCTGTAACGATGCCCGATGGCAGTATTGCTATTATATACAAGCCCAATATCCATAAAATATGGAATCAGTTGATAAATGATGGACTGGTTCCTGACGAAGATACCGGTCTGGAAGAAGAAACAGCCCGCATTATCGAAGAAATAGAAAAATTGCCAATCGATAAAAGAGCCAATTCTTTTACCCCCGATAAACAGAAAAAATTAGATCAATTAAATAAATATTTCCAACTGCCACAAGCAAAAGAGCTTCTGGAAAAAGACCTCATCGCAAATGATCTGAAAACAATCGATTCGGTCATTACCAACCCTATATTAAAAGAATTACTTACCGCCGGCTATTTTATAGAACAATTAAATCAAACCCAAAAACCCTTATCAGAAACCGCATTATCGATTTTAAACGCAAGAGTTACCCACGACGCTTTTAAAAGCGATATTCTAAAACAACAAAATCAATACATTACGATTAAAGAAAAAGGATTTATCGATTTCAACAGTCTGAAAGATGTTTCAGCATTTAAAGATTTTGAAGATGCGAAAATTCTATTGAAAGAATTGCTAAAACCGTATAACGGGAAAGTAGTTTACCTCGATATATGGGGAACTTGGTGTGGCCCTTGCCGGGAAAATATGGCACTGATGCCGGACATCGAAAAGGAACTCTCCGGAAAAGACGTTATATTTATGTATTTGGCAAACAATTCGCCCGAAGATACCTGGAAATCATTTATCAAAAAAACCGGGCTTTCGGGAGAAAACATAGTTCATTACCGTCTTCCCGACCACCAACAACGCATGATTGAAAATTTACTTTCGGTAAGTGAATATCCCAGTTACTTTATTTTCGACAAAAAGGGAGAATTAATAAAAATGAACGCAGCTTCCCCTAAGTTCAAAAATATTCTTTTACAACAAATCGAGGAAGCTCTCGAGAAAAAATAA
- a CDS encoding transporter substrate-binding domain-containing protein, giving the protein MKNRNRLILYVILLVLSISVMVMIKKCSRPVHLPIRDYEQIAKSDTLRIVTDYTPLSYRVSGDTVIGFDYELAHLISKRSGLVVEVYPEVSLSKSLEGLNENRYDIVGRPIPITTENKQNYNFAETIQLNKQVLVQRKAEYNNGKKPIRNQLNLGKKELYIVRDTPTRLRIENLSHEIGDTIYIKEEPVYGAEQLVIMVAKGDIDYVVCDETIARKMAKEYSEIDYGTDISFTQFQSWALRKNSPVLLDSLNVWLKEIKKGDEFRSLQKRYFGK; this is encoded by the coding sequence ATGAAAAATCGCAACAGACTTATATTATACGTAATATTACTCGTTCTTTCAATCTCGGTTATGGTCATGATAAAAAAATGCTCAAGGCCAGTTCATTTGCCCATACGAGATTACGAACAAATTGCAAAAAGCGATACCTTGAGAATCGTAACCGACTATACCCCATTAAGCTACCGGGTTTCGGGCGATACGGTCATCGGATTCGATTATGAACTCGCTCACCTCATCAGCAAAAGAAGCGGACTGGTAGTAGAAGTATATCCGGAAGTAAGTTTGAGCAAAAGCCTCGAAGGGCTTAACGAAAACCGTTACGATATTGTAGGACGTCCCATACCTATTACCACCGAAAATAAACAAAATTATAATTTCGCTGAAACCATACAACTAAACAAACAAGTACTCGTACAGCGGAAAGCGGAATATAACAACGGGAAAAAACCGATACGCAATCAATTGAATTTAGGGAAAAAAGAATTGTATATCGTCAGAGACACTCCTACCCGACTACGTATCGAAAATTTGTCTCATGAGATCGGAGATACTATATACATAAAAGAAGAACCCGTCTATGGTGCCGAACAACTGGTAATTATGGTCGCAAAAGGAGACATCGATTATGTGGTGTGCGACGAAACGATCGCCCGGAAAATGGCGAAAGAATATTCCGAAATCGATTATGGGACCGATATAAGTTTTACCCAATTTCAATCGTGGGCTTTACGTAAAAATTCGCCGGTACTACTGGATAGTCTTAATGTTTGGCTCAAAGAAATCAAAAAAGGCGATGAATTTCGCTCGCTTCAAAAGCGTTATTTCGGAAAATAA